One genomic window of Rhinolophus ferrumequinum isolate MPI-CBG mRhiFer1 chromosome 23, mRhiFer1_v1.p, whole genome shotgun sequence includes the following:
- the CEP250 gene encoding centrosome-associated protein CEP250 isoform X4 produces MEKADVVNKALREDVEKLTVDWSRSRDELMRKESQWRMEQEFFKGYLKGEHGRLLSLWREVVTFRRHFLEMKSATDRDLTELKAEHVRLSGSLLTCCLRLTVGAQSRESDGPGKPDGREPTQLLLLLAKTQELEKEAYERSQELIQLKSQGDLEKAELQDRVTELSALLTQSQKQNEDYEKMVKALRETVEILETNHAELMEQEASLTRNAQEEKLSFQQVIKDITQVLVLAEEGDHMAQGSGHESTWDFSFQFNSQDPDTALTLVRSVLTRRHQAVQDLKQQLSGCQEAVSVLQQQHHQWEEEGEALRQRLETLTGERDTLAGQTVDLQGEVDSLSKERELLQKTREELQQQLEVLEQEAWRLRRTNMELQLQGDSAQGEKEEQQEELHLVVRERERLQETLAGLEAKQSESLSELITLRETLESSRLEGELLRQEQAEVTAALARAEQSIAELSSSEHSLKTEVADLRAAAAKLSALNEALALDKVGLNQQLLQLEQENQCMCNRMEAAEQARNALQVGLAEAERSTEALWEKNTHLEAQLQKAEETGAELQADLRGIQEEKEELQEKLSEARHQQEAASAQLEQLHLEARRQEEVLAREVQEKEALVRERAALEVRLQAVERDRQDLSEQLLALSSAKELLESSLFEVQQQYSLIEVTKGQLEVQIQTVTQAKEVIQGEVRCLKLELDTERSQAEQERETAARQLAQAEQEGQTAVQQQKSAHEEEMKRLQEKWEKERTQHQQELGKALERLEREKMELEIQLREQQAETEALRTQREEERAEAESALCQMQLETEKERVSLLETLLQTQKELADASQQLERLRQDIKVQKLKEQETTGMLQTQLREAQQELEQGAEQHRDDLAALRKEGSTLLQDKIDLQKQVEDLKSQLLSQDDSRRLVEQEFQEKLREAQEGSRVQKELEREKASLTLSLVEKEQRLLVLQEADSVRQQELSSLRQDMQEAQEGQKELSAQVELLKQEVKEKETDFLAQEAQLLEDLETSRVTEQQLRASLWAQEAKAAQLQLQLHSMESQLEALAAEQQPGHHAQAQLASLYSVLQQALGSGCESRPELSGGGDSAPSLWGPEPDQNGARILFKRGPLLTALSAEAVASALHKLHQDLWKTRQARDDLRDQVKKLEQRLTDTEAEKSQGYAELQDLQKQLSQNQEEKSRWEGKQNSLESELMELHETVASLQSRLRRAELQGMEAQNERELLQTAKENLTAQVQHLQASVAEARAQASAAGVLEEDLRTARSALKLKNEEVESERERAQALQEQGELKVAHGKALQENLAILAQALSEREGEVEALQENIRELEKQREMQKAALELLSLDLKKRNQEVDLQQEQIQELEKCRSVLEHLPMAVQEREQKLTMQREQIKELEKDRETQRNILEHQLLELEKKAQVIESQKTQIQDLKKQLVTLECLALELEENHHKMECQQKAIEELEGQREMQRVALTHLTLDLEEKSQELQAQSSQIHELESHSSLLARELQEKDQEVKSQREQVELLQRQKEHLTQDLEKRDQEMVLQKERIQVLEDQRTLQTKILEEDLEQIKLSLRERGRELASQRQLMQERTEEGKGPSKAQRGSLEHMKLILRDKEKEVECQQERIQELQVHKDQLDQQLQGLHRKVGETSLLLTQREQEIVALQRHLQEAREEGELKEQSLQAQLEEAQRALAQRDQELEALQHQQQQAQGQEENVKEKASALQGALEQAHVTLNERQGELEDHREHVRRLQEELAVEGQRVQALEEVLGDLRAESREQEKALLALQQQCTEQAQEHEAEAKALRDSWLQAQATLKERDQELQALQADSQSSQHREEAARGQAEALQKALGKAQAALQEKEQHLLEQAALSRSLEASITTLQAALDSCQAQARQLEEALRKREGEIQDRDLRHQEAVQELQQALAQRDEDLRRRKKQRQLLEKSLAQRVREDVTQEKQDPGQKRTEEEVRGLRESLRELQLTLARKEEEILELREQRKNLEDSAHSHKASPAEEPSTKFDSLGPRLQQELERLQAALRQTEAREIEWREKAQDLALSLAQSKASVSNLQEVAMFLQASILERDSEQQRLQEELELTRSALEKEQLHSPGPTSRAERGPRGEAGVQLEEVSGVEAEPSPEIEEKQPWGQRLEHLQRAVAQLEIDRSRLQRHNIQLRTTLEQVERERRKLKKDFLRASRTGIPEISEATASSPILQNGRGQTVSLDAKHMVELQKEVALLRAQLALERKQKQDYIARSVQTSRELAGLHHSLSHSLLAVAQAPEATVLEAETRKLDESLTQSLTSPGPVLLCPSPGASQATSR; encoded by the exons AGGCTTTCAGGGTCTCTGTTGACCTGTTGTCTGCGCTTGACTGTGGGAGCACAATCTCGGGAATCTGATGGACCTGGGAAACCAGATGGGAGAGAGCCAACCCAGCTGCTACTGCTACTAGCCAAGACCCAGGAGCTGGAGAAGGAAGCCTATGAAAGGAGCCAGGAGTTAATACAGCTGAAGAGTCAAGGGGATCTAGAGAAGGCTGAGCTTCAGGATCG GGTGACTGAGCTCTCTGCTCTTCTGACGCAGTCTCAGAAGCAAAATGAAGATTATGAAAAGATGGTGAAGGCGCTGAGAGAGACAGTGGAGATCCTG GAGACAAATCATGCAGAATTAATGGAACAGGAGGCATCCCTTACTAGGAATGCCCAAGAGGAGAAGCTCTCTTTCCAGCAGGTGATCAAGGACATAACCCAGGTCCTG GTCCTGGCGGAAGAAGGGGACCATATGGCCCAAGGCTCTGGTCATGAGAGCACCTGGGACTTCTCCTTCCAGTTTAATTCCCAAGACCCAGACACAGCTCTCACTCTGGTGCGTTCAGTACTGACTCGGCGACACCAGGCTGTGCAG GACCTAAAGCAGCAGCTTTCAGGCTGTCAGGAAGCTGTGAGCGTCttgcagcagcagcatcaccagTGGGAGGAAGAGGGCGAGGCCTTGAGGCAGCGGTTAGAGACGCTCACGGGGGAGCGGGACACTCTGGCGGGGCAGACCGTGGACCTCCAGGGAGAAGTGGACTCCCTCAGCAA GGAGCGAGAGCTCCTGCAGAAGACCAGGGAggagctgcagcagcagctggaggTGCTGGAACAGGAGGCATGGCGACTGCGAAGGACAAACATGGAACTGCAGCTGCAGGGGGACTCCGCTCAGGGCGAGAaggaggagcagcaggaggagcTGCACCTGGTTGTGCGCGAAAGGGAGCGCCT TCAGGAGACACTCGCAGGCCTGGAAGCCAAACAGTCAGAATCACTCAGTGAACTGATCACTCTTCGCGAAACCCTGGAGTCAAGTCGCCTAGAAGGGGAGTTGCTGAGGCAAGAGCAAGCAGAAGTGACCGCAGCACTGGCGAGG GCAGAACAGTCCATTGCAGAGCTGTCGAGTTCTGAGCACAGCCTGAAGACTGAGGTAGCTGATCTTCGGGCTGCAGCTGCCAAGCTCAGTGCCTTAAATGAGGCTTTGGCCTTAGATAAAGTTGGCCTTAACCAGCAGCTTCTCCAG TTAGAACAGGAGAACCAGTGTATGTGTAACAGAATGGAGGCAGCAGAGCAGGCGAGAAACGCTTTGCAGGTGGGCctggcagaggcagagaggagcACGGAAGCCCTGTGGGAAAAGAACACTCACCTGGAGGCTCAGCTGCAGAAAGCGGAGGAGACCGGGGCTGAGCTGCAGGCAGACCTCAGGGGCAtccaagaagagaaggaagaacttCAAGAGAAACTAAGCGAG GCACGTCACCAGCAGGAGGCAGCCTCAGCTCAGCTGGAGCAGCTGCATCTGGAGGCAAGGCGACAGGAAGAAGTGCTGGCCCGGGAAGTGCAGGAGAAGGAGGCCCTAGTGCGGGAGAGGGCAGCTCTAGAGGTGCGGCTGCAGGCTGTGGAGCGGGACCGGCAGGACCTCTCTGAACAACTGCTGGCGCTCAG CTCAGCCAAGGAGCTCCTGGAGAGCAGTCTGTTTGAGGTCCAACAACAATATTCTCTGATAGAGGTCACGAAGGGGCAGCTGGAGGTCCAGATTCAAACTGTCACTCAAGCCAAGGAAGTCATCCAAG GGGAAGTGAGGTGCCTGAAGCTGGAACTGGACACTGAACGGAGCCAGGCAGAGCAGGAGCGGGAGACGGCAGCCAGACAGCTGGCCCAGGCTGAGCAAGAGGGGCAGACTGCCGTGCAGCAGCAGAAGTCAGCGCACGAGGAGGAGATGAAGCGGCTCCAGGAGAAATGG GAGAAAGAGCGCACCCAGCACCAGCAAGAACTGGGTAAGGCGCTGGAGAGGCtagagagggagaaaatggagCTGGAAATCCAGCTGAGGGAGCAGCAGGCGGAAACCGAGGCCCTCCGGACGCAGAGGGAAGAAGAACGGGCCGAGGCCGAGAGCGCCCTATGCCAG ATGCAGCTCgaaacagagaaggagagagtgtCTCTCCTGGAGACACTGCTACAGACCCAGAAGGAGCTGGCAGATGCCAGCCAACAACTGGAACGGCTGAGGCAGGACATAAAGGTTCAGAAGTTAAAGGAACAG GAGACCACTGGGATGCTGCAGACCCAGCTCCGGGAGGCTCAGCAGGAGCTGGAGCAGGGAGCCGAGCAGCACAGAGACGACCTCGCTGCCCTCCGGAAAGAGGGCAGCACCCTGCTGCAGGATAAGATAGACCTGCAGAAGCAg GTGGAGGACTTGAAGTCTCAGCTGCTTTCCCAGGATGACTCCCGGAGGCTGGTGGAGCAGGAGTTTCAGGAGAAGCTGAGAGAAGCCCAGGAGGGCAGCCGAGTTCAGaaggagctggagagagagaaagccag CCTGACCCTGTCGCTGGTGGAAAAGGAACAGAGACTCCTTGTTTTACAAGAAGCTGACTCCGTTCGACAACAAGAGCTGAGCTCCCTGCGCCAGGATATGCAGGAGGCCCAGGAAGGGCAGAAGGAGCTCAGTGCCCAG GTGGAATTACTGAAGCAGGaggtgaaggagaaggagacTGACTTTCTGGCCCAGGAAGCACAGCTGCTGGAAGACCTAGAGACATCGCGAGTAACAGAGCAGCAGCTGCGAGCTTCCCTGTGGGCCCAAGAAGCCAAGGCAGCCCAACTACAGCTGCAACTGCACAGCATGGAGAGCCAGCTGGAGGCACTGGCTGCAGAACAGCAGCCGGGGCACCATGCCCAGGCCCAGCTAGCCAGTCTCTATTCTGTCCTGCAGCAGGCCCTGGGGTCTGGTTGTGAGAGCAGGCCTGAGCTGAGTGGTGGGGGAGATTCTGCTCCCTCCCTCTGGGGCCCTGAGCCAG ACCAGAATGGAGCGAGAATCCTCTTTAAAAGAGGGCCACTCCTGACAGCTCTTTCGGCTGAGGCGGTGGCGTCTGCCCTCCACAAGCTCCACCAAGACCTTTGGAAGACTCGGCAGGCCCGG GACGACCTGCGGGATCAGGTGAAGAAGCTGGAACAGCGTCTCACTGATACAGAGGCTGAGAAGAGCCAGGGCTACGCAGAATTGCAGGATCTGCAGAAACAGCTCTCTCAGAACCAGGAAG AGAAATCCAGGTGGGAAGGAAAACAGAACTCCCTGGAGAGTGAGCTGATGGAACTGCACGAAACTGTGGCATCCTTACAGAGTCGCCTACGGCGAGCAGAGCTGCAGGGAATGGAAGCCCAG AATGAGCGAGAGTTACTTCAGACAGCCAAGGAGAACCTGACAGCCCAGGTGCAACATCTGCAAGCATCTGTTGCAGAAGCCAGGGCCCAGGCAAGTGCTGCTGGGGTCCTGGAAGAAGACCTGAGAACGGCTCGCTCAGCtctgaaactgaaaaatgaggAGGTGGAGAGTGAACGCGAGAGAGCCCAGGCTCTGCAAGAGCAGGGAGAGCTGAAGGTGGCCCACGGGAAGGCTCTACAGGAGAATTTGGCTATCCTGGCCCAGGCCCTGTCTGAAAGAGAAGGGGAGGTGGAGGCCTTGCAGGAAAATATCCGGGAACTGGAGAAGCAGCGGGAAATGCAAAAGGCTGCTTTGGAATTGCTGTCTCTGGACCTAAAGAAGAGGAACCAAGAGGTAGATCTGCAGCAGGAACAGATTCAGGAGCTGGAGAAATGTAGGTCTGTTTTAGAGCATCTGCCCATGGCCGTCCAGGAGCGAGAGCAGAAGCTGACTATGCAGAGGGAGCAGATCAAAGAGCTCGAGAAGGATCGAGAGACACAGAGGAACATCTTGGAGCATCAGCTTCTAGAACTCGAGAAGAAGGCCCAAGTGATCGAGTCCCAGAAAACACAGATTCAGGATCTGAAGAAGCAGTTGGTCACTCTGGAATGCCTGGCCCTGGAACTAGAGGAAAACCATCATAAAATGGAGTGCCAGCAAAAGGCAATTGAggagctggagggacagagggaaatgCAAAGGGTGGCTCTGACCCACCTTACCCTGGACCTGGAGGAAAAGAGTCAGGAGCTGCAAGCGCAAAGCAGCCAGATCCATGAACTGGAGAGCCACAGCAGCCTCCTGGCGAGAGAGCTCCAGGAGAAGGACCAGGAGGTGAAGTCCCAGCGAGAACAGGTCGAGTTGCTGCAGAGGCAGAAAGAACATCTGACTCAGGACCTCGAGAAAAGGGATCAGGAGATGGTGCTGCAGAAGGAGAGGATTCAGGTCCTGGAAGATCAGAGGACACTACAGACCAAGATCCTAGAGGAGGACCTGGAACAGATCAAGCTGTCCTTGCGAGAGCGAGGCCGGGAGCTGGCCTCTCAGAGGCAGCTGATGCAGGAGCGGACTGAGGAAGGGAAGGGCCCGAGTAAAGCACAGCGCGGGAGCCTGGAGCACATGAAGCTGATCCTGCGCGATAAGGAGAAGGAGGTGGAATGCCAGCAGGAGCGTATCCAGGAACTTCAGGTGCACAAAGACCAGCTGGATCAGCAGCTCCAGGGCTTACACAGGAAGGTAGGGGAGACCAGCCTACTCCTGACCCAGCGAGAACAGGAGATAGTGGCACTGCAGCGGCACCTGCAGGAAGCCAGGGAAGAGGGGGAGCTGAAAGAACAGTCACTTCAGGCTCAGCTGGAAGAGGCCCAGAGAGCCCTGGCCCAGAGGGACCAGGAACTCGAGGCCCTGCAGCACCAACAGCAGCAGGCgcaggggcaggaggagaatGTGAAGGAGAAGGCAAGTGCCCTGCAGGGCGCTCTGGAGCAGGCCCATGTGACACTGAATGAGCGCCAGGGAGAGCTCGAGGACCACAGGGAACACGTGCGAaggctccaggaagagctggCAGTGGAGGGACAGCGAGTACAGGCCCTGGAGGAGGTGTTGGGTGACCTAAGAGCTGAGTCTCGGGAGCAGGAGAAGGCTTTGCTGGCCCTCCAGCAGCAGTGCACAGAGCAAGCACAGGAGCACGAGGCAGAGGCCAAGGCCCTGCGAGACAGCTGGCTGCAGGCACAGGCAACGCTCAAGGAACGGGACCAGGAGCTGCAGGCCCTGCAGGCAGACAGCCAGTCCTCGCAGCACCGCGAGGAGGCTGCCCGGGGCCAGGCTGAGGCTCTGCAGAAGGCCCTCGGCAAGGCTCAAGCTGCCCTGCAGGAGAAAGAGCAGCATCTCCTTGAGCAGGCAGCCCTGAGCCGCAGCCTGGAGGCCAGCATCACTACCTTGCAGGCTGCCCTGGACTCATGCCAGGCACAAGCACGGCAGCTGGAGGAGGCCCTGAGGAAGCGGGAAGGCGAGATCCAGGACCGGGATCTCCGACACCAGGAGGCCGTGCAGGAGCTCCAGCAGGCACTTGCCCAGAGGGATGAAGATCTGAGACGTCGGAAGAAACAGAGGCAGCTGCTGGAGAAGTCTCTGGCCCAGAGAGTCCGAGAGGATGTGACCCAAGAGAAGCAGGACCCAGGGCAGaagaggacagaggaagaggTGAGGGGCCTTCGTGAGAGCCTAAGGGAGCTACAGCTGACTCTAGCCCGAAAGGAAGAGGAGATCCTGGAGCTGAGGGAGCAAAGAAAGAATCTGGAGGACTCAGCCCACAGCCACAAAGCCTCCCCAGCGGAGGAGCCATCTACAAAATTTGATTCTTTAGGGCCCAGGCTGCAGCAGGAGCTGGAGCGACTACAGGCAGCCCTGAGGCAGACGGAAGCCAGGGAGATCGAGTGGAGGGAGAAGGCCCAGGACTTGGCGCTGTCCCTGGCCCAGAGCAAGGCCAGTGTCAGCAATCTGCAGGAGGTCGCCATGTTCCTACAAGCCTCTATCCTGGAGCGGGACTCGGAGCAGCAGAGGCTACAG GAGGAGTTGGAGCTCACCAGATCGGCTCTGGAGAAAGAACAGCTCCACAGCCCTGGCCCGACCAGCAGAGCAGAACGGGGGCCCAGAGGAGAGGCAGGTGTACAGCTGGAGGAG GTCTCAGGAGTGGAAGCTGAGCCTAGTCCTGAGATAGAGGAGAAGCAGCCGTGGGGACAAAGGCTTGAACACCTACAGCGAGCGGTGGCACAGCTGGAGATTGACCGGAGCCGGCTGCAGCGCCACAATATCCAGCTGCGGACCACCTTGGAGCAG GTAGAGCGAGAGCGGAGGAAGCTGAAGAAGGATTTCCTGCGCGCATCACGGACAGGGATCCCGGAGATCAGTGAAGCCACAGCGTCGTCACCCATACTACAG AATGGAAGAGGACAGACGGTGTCCTTAGATGCCAAGCACATGGTTGAACTGCAGAAAGAG GTGGCCCTGCTGCGAGCCCAGCTGGCCTTGGAGCGGAAGCAGAAGCAAGACTACATCGCCCGCTCAGTCCAGACCAGCCGTGAGCTAGCGGGCCTgcaccacagcctctcccactCCCTTCTTGCCGTGGCCCAGGCCCCTGAGGCCACTGTCCTGGAGGCTGAGACCCGCAAGCTGGACGAGTCTCTGACTCAAAGTCTGACATCCCCAGGGCCAGTCCTGCTATGCCCCAGCCCCGGCGCTTCCCAAGCCACCTCCAGGTAG